The following coding sequences lie in one Pirellulales bacterium genomic window:
- a CDS encoding RNA-binding protein, with protein sequence MGMKLYVGNLSYDVDNARLEELFAPFGSVRSAQVIQDRDTGRSKGFGFVEMDDTNAAQAAIAELNQKQVGGRPLTVNEAKPREDRGGGGGGGARRGNYGRR encoded by the coding sequence GTGGGAATGAAGCTGTATGTCGGTAATCTGAGCTATGACGTCGATAACGCACGACTGGAGGAGCTGTTCGCTCCCTTCGGCTCGGTGCGTAGCGCGCAGGTGATCCAAGATCGCGACACCGGACGAAGCAAGGGCTTCGGCTTTGTCGAGATGGACGACACCAACGCAGCTCAGGCAGCGATCGCTGAATTGAATCAGAAGCAAGTGGGCGGGCGGCCGTTGACCGTCAACGAAGCCAAGCCGCGCGAAGATCGTGGCGGCGGCGGCGGTGGTGGCGCGCGTCGTGGCAACTACGGCCGACGCTAA
- a CDS encoding redoxin domain-containing protein, whose amino-acid sequence MRSRLLLPCLTLAAAMATMQAPALAAGLASETVGKSVANFKLQDFYGQDHQLSDLADKKAVVLVFLGTECPLAKLYAPRLQELADTYAKQGVAMVGIMSNRQDSITEIGAFARRFKLKFPILKDTGNTVADAIGAQRTPEVFLLDANRVVRYSGRIDDQYGLTVGSGYAQPKVRVRYLADAIEQVLAGKPVALASTETAGCLIGRVREVKADSEITYSNQVARILQKNCVECHRAGQIAPFSLTDYSEVAGWADMIAEVVRDGRMPPWHADTRFGHFQNDRSMSPEDKETLFAWVANGAPEGDPGQLPEPIEYAEGWQMGEPDEVIYMSDKPYKVQAEGTIDYQYFLVDPGWKEDRWIKGSECLLGNREVVHHIFVFAVPPGIDVPDFQAGSEGGARRDREDGFNPGAGGVELIAGAAPGTPPWMYKDDMGTHLKAGTRLVFQMHYTACGREVEDRSAVGFRWAKPGEIKHNVAMNMAINFGFKIPAGANEHPVEAQHSFKQDTLLLTFAPHMHLRGKSFKYDLRYPDGHVETLLSVPRYDFNWQVIYMLKEPLLAPAGSTLECYATFDNSEDNLANPDPTQDVRWGDQTWEEMMIGWFSQSTDVDPSQLPAGQSRTARFLAEVQKQQPKVSGLLKKAAAGAANSDIDCMKFLNRLQREVPQIDRICVTVVEENLVRVAAVAQPPVFEYQLGTSGEEFDLEETAFNMFAASPEPTMIPDLTGAQPPDLARMADVVRSSYHVPITLGGRPASVNFWSKETNAFPPEATGLLQELAKLVGTAKPSTKTKANDTAKK is encoded by the coding sequence ATGCGTAGCCGATTGCTGCTCCCGTGCCTGACGCTGGCCGCCGCGATGGCGACCATGCAGGCACCCGCGTTGGCCGCCGGACTGGCGAGCGAAACGGTGGGCAAGTCCGTAGCGAATTTCAAACTGCAGGACTTCTACGGCCAAGACCATCAATTGTCCGACCTGGCCGACAAGAAGGCCGTGGTGCTCGTGTTCCTCGGCACCGAGTGCCCGTTGGCCAAGTTGTATGCCCCCCGGCTGCAAGAGCTGGCAGACACATACGCCAAGCAAGGCGTGGCCATGGTCGGAATCATGTCGAACCGGCAGGATTCGATCACCGAGATCGGCGCCTTTGCCCGCCGCTTCAAGCTCAAGTTCCCGATCCTGAAAGACACGGGCAACACGGTGGCCGACGCCATCGGGGCGCAGCGCACGCCCGAGGTCTTCCTGCTCGATGCCAATCGCGTCGTGCGCTACTCGGGTCGCATCGACGATCAATACGGCCTGACGGTCGGCAGCGGTTATGCGCAGCCGAAGGTCCGCGTACGGTATCTGGCCGACGCGATCGAACAGGTGCTCGCCGGCAAGCCCGTGGCGCTCGCCTCGACCGAGACGGCCGGTTGCTTGATCGGCCGGGTGCGCGAGGTGAAGGCCGACAGCGAAATCACCTATAGCAACCAGGTGGCCCGCATCCTGCAGAAGAACTGCGTCGAATGCCACCGCGCGGGCCAGATTGCGCCGTTCTCGCTGACCGACTACAGCGAGGTCGCCGGCTGGGCCGACATGATCGCCGAGGTGGTACGCGACGGCCGCATGCCGCCGTGGCACGCCGACACGCGGTTCGGCCACTTCCAGAACGACCGCAGCATGTCGCCGGAAGACAAAGAGACGCTGTTTGCCTGGGTCGCCAACGGCGCTCCTGAGGGCGACCCTGGCCAACTGCCCGAGCCGATCGAATATGCGGAAGGCTGGCAGATGGGCGAGCCGGACGAAGTCATTTACATGAGCGACAAGCCCTACAAGGTGCAGGCCGAAGGGACGATCGACTACCAATACTTCCTGGTCGATCCGGGCTGGAAGGAAGACCGCTGGATCAAGGGCTCGGAATGCCTGCTCGGCAATCGCGAGGTCGTGCACCACATCTTCGTGTTCGCCGTACCGCCGGGGATCGACGTGCCCGATTTCCAGGCCGGCTCCGAGGGCGGTGCCCGCCGCGATCGGGAAGACGGTTTTAATCCCGGTGCCGGCGGCGTCGAGCTGATCGCCGGTGCCGCGCCGGGGACGCCGCCATGGATGTACAAGGACGACATGGGCACGCATCTGAAGGCCGGCACGCGGCTGGTCTTCCAGATGCACTACACGGCCTGTGGCCGCGAGGTCGAAGACCGCAGCGCCGTCGGCTTCCGCTGGGCCAAGCCGGGCGAGATCAAGCACAACGTTGCCATGAACATGGCGATCAACTTCGGTTTCAAGATCCCGGCCGGAGCGAACGAGCATCCCGTCGAGGCGCAGCACAGCTTCAAGCAGGACACGCTGCTGCTGACCTTCGCGCCGCACATGCACTTGCGCGGCAAGTCGTTCAAGTACGACCTGCGCTACCCCGACGGCCACGTCGAGACGCTGTTGAGCGTGCCGCGGTACGACTTCAACTGGCAAGTGATCTACATGCTCAAGGAGCCGCTCTTGGCCCCCGCCGGCAGCACGCTGGAGTGCTATGCCACGTTCGACAACTCGGAAGACAACCTGGCCAATCCCGATCCCACGCAAGACGTCCGCTGGGGCGATCAGACCTGGGAAGAGATGATGATCGGCTGGTTCTCGCAATCGACCGACGTCGATCCGTCGCAACTGCCCGCGGGCCAGTCGCGCACGGCCCGGTTCCTGGCCGAGGTTCAGAAACAGCAACCCAAGGTGAGCGGCCTGCTGAAGAAAGCCGCGGCCGGCGCGGCCAACTCGGATATCGACTGCATGAAGTTCCTCAACCGCCTGCAGCGCGAGGTCCCGCAGATCGATCGCATCTGCGTCACAGTGGTCGAGGAAAACCTCGTCCGCGTGGCCGCGGTGGCGCAGCCGCCGGTGTTCGAGTACCAGTTGGGCACCTCGGGCGAGGAATTCGACCTCGAGGAGACGGCGTTCAACATGTTCGCCGCGAGCCCCGAACCGACGATGATTCCCGACCTGACCGGCGCGCAGCCGCCCGACCTGGCCCGGATGGCCGACGTCGTGCGTTCGAGCTACCACGTACCGATCACGTTGGGTGGCCGCCCGGCCAGCGTGAACTTCTGGAGCAAGGAAACGAACGCCTTCCCGCCGGAAGCCACGGGCCTGTTGCAGGAGCTTGCCAAGCTGGTCGGCACGGCCAAGCCGAGCACGAAGACCAAGGCGAACGACACGGCGAAGAAGTAA
- a CDS encoding TetR/AcrR family transcriptional regulator — MSQALTTHQLHWVHPPRQSRSQESLERLLDAAEELFASKGFEQTTIAELVRKANSSVGAFYLRFKDKDAVLFCLHERFCEAAQATASDVLDGQRWATSTIREILAETVPFLVEVYRQRSSLFRMFILRSGTDPQFAQRWLPMHSHLFDRVRELLLARREEIHHPEPEVAVEMGLQLVLATLDTLTLLPGMNTRGLHLDNPKLPDELVRMFVTYLGNCGLDNSGRFAEAADD, encoded by the coding sequence ATGAGTCAAGCTCTCACTACGCACCAGCTCCACTGGGTGCATCCGCCCCGGCAGTCGCGTAGCCAGGAAAGCCTTGAACGGCTCCTGGACGCCGCTGAAGAGCTATTTGCCAGTAAGGGCTTCGAACAAACGACGATTGCCGAACTGGTGCGCAAGGCCAATTCGTCGGTCGGGGCCTTTTATCTGCGGTTCAAAGACAAGGACGCCGTGCTGTTTTGCCTGCACGAACGTTTTTGCGAAGCTGCCCAGGCCACGGCCAGCGACGTGCTCGACGGCCAGCGTTGGGCCACCAGCACGATCCGCGAAATTCTGGCCGAAACCGTCCCGTTTCTGGTCGAGGTCTATCGCCAACGCAGCAGCTTGTTTCGGATGTTCATTCTTCGCAGCGGCACCGACCCTCAGTTTGCCCAGCGCTGGCTGCCCATGCACAGCCATCTGTTCGATCGGGTGCGCGAGTTGCTGTTGGCTCGGCGTGAGGAGATTCATCATCCCGAGCCCGAGGTGGCCGTCGAAATGGGCCTGCAATTGGTGCTCGCCACGCTCGACACGTTGACGTTGTTGCCCGGGATGAACACCCGGGGTCTGCACCTCGACAACCCGAAGCTGCCGGACGAGCTGGTGCGGATGTTTGTGACATACCTCGGTAACTGTGGTCTGGATAATTCTGGCCGGTTCGCCGAGGCAGCAGACGATTAG
- the glgP gene encoding alpha-glucan family phosphorylase: MSQIKTAVEQVQVPKITGLSAETLYEKCVALARNLWWSWHPEVTNLFRDLDPIRWRQLDHNPIALLAEFTPERLEMRAAELVLYSRINYAYRRLKEYIAAGPQTWAATHAGVLGSKPVAYFSAEFGLHESVPIYSGGLGVLSGDHIKSASDLGVPLVAIGLFYDQGYFKQRLDNDGYQIEEYLDTKVESVPMEPACGTDGKPISVRIETRTGPLHAKVWLMRVGRVRLYLLDCDVDGNSPQDRELTSRLYGGDHRTRIRQELVLGVGGVKALRALDITPGVYHLNEGHSAFATLEAVRERMEHDGLNFDEGLREVAQRAVFTTHTPVPAGHDRFDGGLIEEHLGPLRDSLGISFDQLMGLGRVEPQNPHESFCMTVLGLKMSRRANAVSALHGHVSRRMWAHLWPWRVEEEIPIGHITNGVHIPTWLAWQMQQLYDRNFPVDWMDRMGEPDVWQNMHQVDPGELWETHYALKNLLITFVRRRLSRQCRRRGEPDEVVEASRNLLDPNVLTIGFARRFATYKRADLLLTDVERLYAMISDPEQPIQIIFAGKAHPADEPGKQLIKRIANLRHDGRFANRIAFVEDYDVNVCRHMIQGVDVWLNNPRRPLEASGTSGQKVVLNGGLNLSVLDGWWAEAYDGTNGFSIGRGTSHVSDEISDARDAGYLYRALEEEVVPLYYDRDVDGLPRHWIKRMMNSIASLAWRFSAHRMVMDYVRSGYLPAAGGMSCDMNIR, from the coding sequence ATGAGCCAGATCAAAACCGCCGTCGAGCAGGTGCAAGTGCCCAAGATCACCGGGCTGTCCGCCGAGACCCTCTACGAGAAGTGCGTGGCCCTGGCCCGCAACTTGTGGTGGTCCTGGCACCCGGAGGTGACCAACCTGTTCCGCGATCTCGATCCGATTCGCTGGCGCCAATTGGATCACAACCCGATCGCGCTGCTGGCCGAATTCACTCCCGAACGGCTGGAGATGCGTGCTGCCGAGTTGGTGCTGTACAGCCGCATCAACTATGCCTACCGGCGACTGAAGGAATACATTGCCGCCGGGCCGCAGACCTGGGCCGCGACGCACGCCGGCGTGCTGGGGTCGAAGCCGGTCGCATATTTCTCGGCCGAGTTCGGCCTGCACGAATCGGTGCCGATCTATTCGGGCGGCTTGGGTGTGCTATCGGGCGACCACATCAAAAGCGCCAGCGACCTCGGTGTGCCGCTCGTGGCGATTGGGTTGTTCTACGACCAGGGCTATTTCAAGCAGCGGCTCGATAACGACGGCTACCAGATCGAGGAATACCTCGATACAAAAGTCGAGAGCGTGCCGATGGAGCCGGCCTGCGGCACCGACGGCAAGCCGATCAGCGTGCGGATCGAAACCCGCACGGGCCCGCTTCACGCCAAGGTGTGGTTGATGCGCGTGGGCCGGGTGCGGTTGTACCTGCTCGATTGCGACGTCGACGGCAACAGTCCCCAGGACCGCGAGCTGACCAGCCGGCTCTACGGTGGCGACCATCGCACGCGTATCCGCCAGGAGCTCGTGCTCGGCGTGGGCGGCGTCAAGGCGCTCCGAGCGCTCGACATCACCCCGGGCGTCTACCACCTCAACGAAGGTCACAGCGCTTTTGCCACGCTGGAAGCCGTGCGCGAACGGATGGAGCACGACGGCCTGAATTTCGACGAAGGGCTGCGCGAAGTGGCCCAACGCGCGGTCTTCACCACGCACACGCCGGTGCCCGCCGGTCACGACCGCTTCGACGGAGGCCTGATCGAGGAACACCTGGGCCCCTTGCGCGACTCGCTGGGCATCTCGTTCGACCAATTGATGGGCCTGGGCCGCGTCGAACCGCAGAACCCGCACGAGTCGTTCTGCATGACGGTGCTGGGACTGAAGATGTCGCGGCGGGCCAACGCCGTCAGCGCGCTGCACGGACACGTCTCGCGGCGGATGTGGGCCCACCTGTGGCCTTGGCGCGTCGAGGAAGAAATCCCCATCGGCCACATCACTAACGGCGTGCACATCCCCACCTGGCTCGCCTGGCAGATGCAGCAGCTCTACGATCGCAATTTTCCGGTCGATTGGATGGACCGGATGGGCGAGCCCGACGTCTGGCAGAACATGCACCAGGTCGACCCGGGCGAATTGTGGGAAACGCACTACGCGCTCAAGAACCTGCTGATCACCTTCGTGCGGCGCCGGCTCAGCCGGCAGTGCCGCCGGCGCGGCGAGCCGGATGAAGTCGTCGAAGCGTCGCGCAACTTGCTCGACCCGAACGTGCTGACGATCGGCTTTGCCCGCCGGTTCGCCACGTACAAGCGGGCCGATCTGTTGCTGACCGACGTCGAACGGCTGTACGCGATGATCAGCGACCCCGAGCAGCCGATCCAGATCATTTTCGCCGGCAAGGCGCACCCCGCCGACGAGCCCGGCAAGCAGTTGATCAAGCGGATCGCGAACCTCCGTCACGACGGCCGGTTTGCCAATCGGATCGCGTTCGTGGAAGACTACGATGTGAACGTCTGTCGCCACATGATCCAAGGCGTTGACGTCTGGCTGAACAACCCGCGCCGGCCGCTCGAAGCGTCGGGCACCAGCGGCCAGAAGGTCGTGCTCAACGGCGGATTGAACCTGTCGGTGCTCGACGGCTGGTGGGCCGAGGCGTACGACGGCACCAACGGCTTCTCAATCGGCCGCGGTACCAGCCATGTGTCCGACGAGATCAGCGATGCCCGCGACGCCGGATACCTGTACCGCGCGCTGGAAGAAGAGGTCGTGCCGTTGTACTACGATCGCGACGTCGATGGTCTGCCGCGGCATTGGATCAAGCGAATGATGAATTCGATCGCCTCGCTGGCCTGGCGCTTCAGCGCGCACCGCATGGTGATGGACTACGTGCGCAGCGGGTACCTGCCCGCGGCCGGCGGCATGAGCTGCGATATGAACATTCGCTAG